DNA from Kitasatospora acidiphila:
CGCCCCCGGGTGCTCTCCGGCATCCAGCCCACCTCCGGCTCCTTCCACCTGGGCAACTACCTCGGCGCGGTGCGCCAGTGGGTGGACCTCCAGAAGGACAACGACGCCTTCTACATGGTCGTCGACCTGCATGCGATCACCGTCCCGCAGGACCCGGCCGCCTTGCGCGAGAACAGCCGGGTCTCGGTCGCCCAGCTGCTCGGGGCCGGCGTCGACCCGGAGCACTGCACCCTCTTCCTCCAGTCGCACGTGCCCGAGCACGCCGAGCTCGGCTGGGTGATGAACTGCCTGACCGGCTTCGGCGAGGCCGCCCGGATGACCCAGTTCAAGGACAAGTCCGCCAAGCAGGGCAGCGACAGCACCACGGTCGGCCTGTTCACCTACCCGGTCCTGATGGTCGCCGACGTGCTGCTCTACCAAGCCGACGCGGTGCCGGTCGGCGAGGACCAGCGCCAGCACCTGGAGCTCACCCGGGACCTGGCCGAGCGCTTCAACACCAGGTACCAGCCGACCTTCACCATCCCGAAGCCGTACATCCTCAAGGAGACGGCGAAGATCATGGACCTGCAGGACCCGACCGCCAAGATGAGCAAGTCGGCGGCCTCCCCCAAGGGTCTGGTCAGCCTGCTGGACGACCCCAAGGTCAGCGCCAAGAAGTTCAAGAGCGCGGTCACCGACACCGACACGGTGGTCTCCTACGACGAGGAGAAGAAGGCGGGCGTCTCCAACCTGCTGCGGATCCACTCGGCGCTCAGCGGCCAGAGCATCGAGCAGCTGGTGGCGCACTTCGAGGGCAAGATGTACGGCGCGCTCAAGACCGAGCTGGCCGAGCTGTTCACCGAGTGGGTCGGCCCGTTCCAGCAGCGCACCCGCGAGTTCCTGGACGACCCGGCCGAGCTGGACCGGGTGCTCGCGGTCGGCGCCGCCAAGGCCCGCGAGGTCGCCGCGGTGACGCTGGAGACGGTCTACGACCGCATCGGCTTCGTGCCCGCCGCGAAGCGTTAATGGGGGAGCCTGGGCTGATGGCGTCGCTCGGGCCCACCGGCGGCATCGGCCGGCCATCGGCCGGCGCCGCCGGTTCTGCACTGACCATCGGGGTCGCGGTCACCGTTCCGGAGCCGTTCGGCTCCGCGATCCAGGACGCCCGCGCCGGTCATGGCGATCCGCAGGCCCGGGCGATACCCACCCATGTCACGCTGCTGCCGCCGACCGAGGTGGCCGCCGAGCGGCTGCCCGAGGTGCGTGCTCACCTGGCGGCGGTGGCGGCGGCGCGGCGGCCGTTCCGCATGCTGCTGCACGGCAGTGACACCTTCCGCCCGGTCTCCCCGGTGGTCTTCATCCGGGTCGAGGAGGGCGCGCAGGAGTGCCGGGAGCTGGAGGCGGCGATCCGCTCCGGCCCGCTGGCCCGGGAGCTGGCCTTCCCCTACCACCCCCACGTGACGGTCGCGCACGGCCTGCCGGACCTGGTGCTCGACCAGGCGCTCGCCGACGCCCGCACCTTCCACGCGGCCTTCACCGTGCCGGGCTTCACGCTCTCCCGGTTCGGTGCGGACGAGGTCTGGCGGCCCTGGCACGGATACGCCTTTAGCGGGCACTGAATGCTTGCGCTATTCTGTGAATGACGATTCCCAGGGTTCTCCCAGGTTTCCTGGGGTCATAAACTCTCATTACTTACTCATTCACTCCACCGTGTGCTGAACGTTATACTCGGGCCTCAATGGCTACGGGGGTCTTGGGCCAGAATGCACACCGTCCTGGAGAGATGATGCGCTGTCCCCGCACGGCCCGGCAGCTGATGCGCGCTGTGGCCCGCCGGGCTCGTCGGGTCGGTTTGCTACCGACCGTAACCGTGCCCAGGCAGCGGACTGCCGAGGAGCCGGTGGCTCCGGTGCAGCCGGAGCCGGTGCCCGAACCTGAACCCGAGCCCGAGCCGGTGCCGCCCACTCCCGAGGAGCTGCGCGCCGCCCGGGAGGAGCAGCTGCTCCAGGCCTCGCCCCAACTGGTGCGCGCGGACGGCCGGTTGGCCGAGGTGCGGGACGATCTGCTCTCCGGGGACGCCTATCTGCACAACTTCACCGAGGTCGCGCGGCTGCTGACCCGGGCCGGGGTGCGGTTCGCGCCGCTCGGCGGCCAGTGGACCCGCCAGTGGGTGGCGATCGCGCCGGGCCAGCGGGAGGCGGTGCTGGCCGCCTGCGCCGAGGCGTTCGAGGGGCTGCCGGTCTACGCGGACCTGCTGGGCCATGATGTGACGCTCGGTTCGGTGCTGGCCGAAGAGCTGCCGGCCGCCGTCGCGGCCCTGGAGTGGCCCGACGGGCTGCCGGGGGAGCCGTCCGACCGGCAGTTGGACGAGCCGTCGGACGACCGGTCCGCCGCGGACGCCGCCGAGGGGGAGACCACCGCCGAGGCCGACGCCGAGGAGAGCGGGGAGACGCCGGTCGACGAGCCGGCCGAGCCCCGCGTGCGGGTCAAGGGGGTGCGGATCTACCGGCCGGTGACGACCAGTGGCAAGACCCTGCTCTACGGCCCCGAGCACGGCTGCGACCTGGACTTCTGGGACGCCGGCGGCGACGACCGCGGCGCGGTCGCGGCGATCCACGAGCCGCCGTTCGGTTGGTGGGTGCCCTCGCTGGAGGCCGACGCCGTGGCGCGGATCGGCGGCAGCGACTACCCGGTGCCGCAGGCCTTCGTCCAGCCGCGGCTGGACGACGTCACCTTCCCGGTGGACGCCGTGATCACCTGGGTCGACGACAACGACCCGGCCTGGCGGGAGCGCCGGGCCGAGCGGTTGGCCGCGATGTCCGCCCGCCCGGCCACCGGGGACGGTGCCGAACGCTTCCGCAACCGGGACGAGTTGCGCTACTGTCTGCGATCGATCGCGATGTACGCGCCGTGGATTCGCCGCGTGTACCTTGTGACGGACGGTCAGTGTCCCGACTGGTTGGCGACCGAGCACCCGGACGTCACCGTGGTGGCACATCGTCAGCTGTTCGCCGATGCGACAATATTGCCGGTATTCAACTCGCATGCCATCGAGACCCAACTGCACCGAATTCCGGACCTCGCCGAACATTTCCTCTATTTCAACGACGACATGTTCCTCGGCCGACCGGTCCAGCCCGAACAGTTCTTCCAGGGCAATGGCGTGCCGCTGGTCAACCTCGACTCACGCGTGATCCCGCCCGGCCCGGTGGCGGCGGACGACGACGAGTACGTCGCGCCGCAGAAGAACACCCGGGCGCTGATCCGGCGCGAGCACGGCCGCGAGACCAGCCGGGTGCTCAGCCACACCCCGTACCCGATGACCCGTTCGCTGCTGGCCGAGTGCGCCGAGGTCTTCGCGGCCGAGCTGGCCGCCACCGCCCGCTCGCCGTTCCGCTCCCGCTCGGACGTCGCGCCGATCACCCTGGCGGTCGGCCACGGCTACCTGACCGGCCGGATCGCCTGGGGCCGGCTCGGCCACCGCTACCTGGACGTCGACCGGTACGCGGAGCTGGAGCGGCTTCCGGAGCTGCTGCAGTGGCGGGACACGGACAGCTTCTGCCTCAACGACGGTGATCTGGACGGGGTGCCGCCGGCCGAGCAGGACCGGCAGGTCACCGTGTTCCTGCAGGACTACTTCCCGGTGAGCGGGCCACTGGAGCGCACCCCGCCGGTGCCGGCCGCGCGCGCCCCGCTGGCCGTGGTGGAGCCCGCTTCGGAGCAGGAGGCTTCGGAGGAGCAAGCCTCGGCGGAGCAGGCCGTGGCCGAGCCGGCCGACTCGGAGCACCAGACGGTCTGACCCGCCGACCGCAGCAGAAAGCCTGTGGGGCCCGCACATCGCGGGCCCCACAGGCTTTCTGGCGACCGGTCAGCCGAGCAGGCCGTCCACCACCCGGGCGGCGGCGTGGCCGTCGTCCAGGTCGCAGTACTCGGACCGGAACCGCTCATAGGCGTCGCGGTACTCCCGGGCCACCTCGTCGACCCGGCCCAGCGTCTCGACCAGCTCCTGGGAGGTGCGCAGCAGCGGACCCGGCGCATCCTCGGTGAAGTCGAAGGTGAAGCCGCACAGGTTGTCCCGGTAGTGCTCCAGGTCGTAGGTGAAGAACAGCACCGGGCGGCCGGTGTTCATGAAGTCGAAGACCGAGGCCGAGTAGTCGGTCACCAGCACATCGGCGATCAGCAGCAGGTCGGCCATGTCGGGGTAGCGCGAGACGTCCCAGACGTAGCCGTTGCCGGCGTCCGGCACCGGGCCGAAGCAGTTGTGGTGCGGGCGGACCAGCAGCACCTGGTCCTCGCCGAGCGCCTCCCGGGCCGCGGCGACGTCCACGCGCAGGTCGATCTGGTAGCCGCCCTGCGGGCGCTTGCGGTCCTCCCGGAAGGTCGGCGCGTACAGCACCACCTTCTTGCCCTCCGGCAGACCGAGCCGGCGGCGCACCTCGGCGGCCCGCTTCTCCCGGTCGGGGGAGAACAGGATGTCGTTGTGCGGGTAGCCGGTCTCCAGCAGCTCGCCCTTGAAGTCGAAGGCGCGGCGCAGCACCGGCGAGGCGAACGAGGAGCCCGAGACGAGCTTGGTCCAGTTCGGCACCTCGCGGTCCAGGTGCTTCAGGTAGTTGCTGTCGATGAACCAGATCTTCTCGAAGTCGTGGCCGATCCGCTTCAGCGGACTGCCCACCCAGGTCTGGAGTATCACCTGGCCGGGCCGGCTCTTCATGAAGTCGGGCAGCTGGGCGCTGGTGACGATGTACTTGGCGGTGGCCATCGCCTCGAACCACTCGGGGCTCCACTGCCGCAGCGCGCGGGCGCTCTGCGGCAGCTCGGTCTGGCCGTCGTCCACCGTCCACAGGTGCTCCAGCGGCAGGCCGCGGCGGACCAGCTCCTCGTGGATCGCGCGCGGCGAGCCCGCGTACTGGCCGCCGCCCGCCACGTTGTAGAGCACCGCGTCGCGCAGCGGCTTCTGCTGGGCGGCGGGGTAGATCTCCTTGCGCAGCAGGCGCTGCCGGTAACCGCTGCGCTCGTGCGCGCCGAGGTCGGCGTGCGACTCCAGCGACAGGGTGTCGAAGTAGCGGCGCTCCAGGGTCACCTGCTTGCCGCGGGAGCGGATCTCCAGCGGCAGCCGGGTGTGGGCCGCCAGCGCCACGTGGGCCTTGGGCCAGGCGAATTCCGGGTCGCCGTCGACGGGCCGGAAGAAGAGGTCCCAGGTGCCCTTGTGCAGCGGCACCCGGCCGGCGTGGGTGCCCAGCGGCACGGCCGGCAGCTGCACCTCGAACCGGCCGTCCTTGACCACCAGCGGGTGCAGGTACTCCTCCTCCCGCCAGTTGTGGCGGAGCACCAGGTCGTAGTGGTGCTCGCCGGGCAGCGGGAACCGGCCGGACAGCGTGAAGCCGGCTTCGTCGGCCGCGGTCAGCTCGGTGACCACCGGCTGCACCACCTGGTCGGCGAACTGCAGGTGGCCGGTGTCGGTGGGCTTGGAGACCAGGGTGCGGGCGGTGCCCAGCGGGGCCTCGGGGTTGAGCGGCAGGTCCAGGTGCTCCAGCGGCACCCGGTCGTCCACCATGATCTCCAGCACGTCGCCGTTGGCCAGCAGCAGGCCGGCGTACCAGTGGTCGCTGGTGCGCTCGTCGGCCGCCGGGTCCAGCGCACGCCAGCGGTCGCGCACCTCGGCCAGCGAGGCCAGCGGGATCCGCGCCGTGAACGGCACCGGGCGACCGGTCGGGGTGCCGAACTCCACCGGGAAGTCGATCTTGATGCCGGATTCGCTGTGGTGCATCTGCAGCCGCATCCCGGCCAGCTCGGACGCGCTGCGCACGGTGCCGGTCAGCTCGACCGCGCCGTCCACCGCCTTGATCGAGCCGATCGCGGCGCGCAGCCTCTCGACCACCAGGTGCAGGAAGCCGTCCTTCAGGCGGGGCACCACCCGGGTGGTGGCGTCCGCCCAGTGGATCGGGTAGCTCTGCGCGGTGTCGGCCCAGCCACCGGAGATCCGGCCCTTGTAGACGCCCGACTTGCCGGCGCCGGCGACCAGCACCCGCCAGGTGCCGTCCTGCCACTGGCCGTGCTTCTTCAGCTTGGCCGGGTCGATCAGCACGGAGAAGCCGGACCAGTCGCAGCTGTACAGGTCGTGCGGCGAGGAGGCGGTGGCCTCCGGGGAGTACATGGTCTTGGTGGAGAAGGTGACGAACCGCTTCCCCTTGGCCTCGCGCAGCACGATCATCTTGACCAGGTCGTGCTTGCCCTCGGCGCCCAGGTGCTCGGGGAAGGCGTGCCCGGTCAGCTTGAGCTTGCCGTCCTCCCAGGACGACTGGTAGACCCGGCTGCGCATCACCAGCGCGTTGTCCAGCCGCAGCACGTCCGCCGGCACGCTCTTGCGCCCGCCGCGCAGGAACGGGTAGTCGGCGTACGGGCGCAGCAGGCCGCGCGCCGGGGCGGCGCCGTTGCTCTCGGCCTCGAACTGCATCTGCTCGACGAACTCGTCGATCCGGCCCTGCAGGGTCAGGTGGTACTTCAGCCGCAGCGGGGCCCGCAGCTTCTTGACGTGCTCGGGGCCGATCGCCCGGAGCAGCCGGCCCACGCACTGCACATAGGCGTCGCGGTAGTCCTGCTCGCCGTCGACCACCGACCAGAAGAACATCGGGATCTCCTCGACGAGGTTGTTCTCGTCGTAGGAGTGCAGGTAGTCGCGGTACTTGGGCTCGGGCTGCTTGCCCAGCCAGGCGCGGACCAGCTCCATCGAGGTGACCCGGTCGATCAGGCCCTTGGGGTTGGTGCGCATCTGGGTGATCGACATCTCGCCGACCTCGCGCTCACGCCAGTGGTAGATCGGGTCGGCCAGCACGTCCACGCTCTTGGCCATGTAGTGGTGCGGCACGCTGACCGGCGCGTCCTCGTAGAGGATGCCCTCGGGGTACAGCAGACCCGCCATGTCCCAGAACGAACGGCGGTACACCTTGTTCCACGCGGTGCGGTCGGTGACCAGCTCCGGGCGCTCGGTGATGTGGGTCTTCAGCACCGTCTCGCGGAACGGCTTGGAGTGGCCGCCGGACTGGTAGTAGCCGACCGCCCGGAAGCGCAGCACATTGCCGCTGCAGAAGTCGGAGCCGGTCTTGTCCAGCGTGCTGATCATCAGCTCGTAGGCGCTGGGCGGCACGGTGTCGTCACTGTCGACGAAGGCCAGGAACTCCGTGCCGTCGGTCAGGTGCAGCAAGCCGGTGTTGCGGGCCGCCCCCAGGCCCGCGTTCTGCTTGCGCACCAGCCGGAACCGGGAGTCCTGGGCGGCGAACGCCTCGGCGATGGCGGCACTGCCGTCCTTGGAGCCGTCGTCGACCATGATGCACTCGAGGTCGCTCATGGTCTGGGCAGCGATCGATTCCAGACATTCCTGCAGGTACCGCTCGACGTTGTAGATCGGAACAACGACGGAGAGACGGGGGGCCATCAGCTGCGCGGGCCTTTCATCGGCGGATGGAGACGACCAGCCGGCCTGGGGCCCGGGGCCCGGCACAGCGGCTCTACCGCGATCCTATCGGTTGGTTCAAGCCGCCCTCCCGGCTCGCGAGCTGCCCGGCCCGGCGGCGGAGCTGCCAGGCTGGCCCGCATGGGATTCCTCAGCAAGCTGCCGGTGGTCGGGCCGGTGGTCGCGGCGGTGCTGCGCAGCCGCCCGTACCGGGTGTTCCGGCACTTCTCGGCGGTCGGGGGCAACCGGTTGGCCGGCGCGGTCACCTTCTACGGGTTCCTGGCGCTCTTCCCGCTGTTGACGGTGGCCCTGGCGGTCGCGGTCTCCACCCTCACCCCGAGCCGGGTGGAGTCGCTCAAGCACCGGATCGCCGAGCAGGTGCCGGGGCTGGCCAACGCGCTGGGGCTGGACTCGCTGATCGCCAACGCCGCCACCGTCGGGCTGATCAGCGGCCTGCTGCTGGTGGCCTCCGGCCTCGGCTGGGTGGACACCATGCGCGCCTCGATCCGGGTGATCTGGCAGCTGCCCGAGGACGACCGCAATGTGCTGGTGCGGCGGATCACCGACTGCGTGGTGCTGGTCGGCCTCGGCGGGGTCTCGATCGTCTCGCTGGGCGCCTCGGCGGTCGGCACCCGGCTGGCCGGGCGGCTGGCAGCGGCGCTGGGACTGGCCGGCGGGGGCCCCGGGCACTGGCTGCTGGCGGTGGCCGGCTTCGTCATCGCGGTCGGCGCCGACCTGCTGCTCTTCCTCTACCTCCTGGCGCCGTTCCCGGGGATCGAGGGGCAGCGCCGGCGCGACCTGCTGGCCGCCGCGCTGATCGGTGCCGTGGGCTTCGAGGTGCTGAAGGTGGGGCTCTCCTCCTACCTGGGCTACGTGGCGGGCAGGAGCCTCTACGGCGCCTTCGGGGTACCGGTGGCGCTGCTGCTGTGGATCAACTTCATCTGCCGGCTGCTGATGTACTGCGTCTCCTGGACCGCGGCGGCCGACCCGGAGCTGGCCAGGGCCCGGGCCCTGGCCAGGGCGGAGGACGCCTACCGGGCGGCGGGCGGGCCGGCCGCGGGCCCGCCGCCGGCCCGCTAGCGGCGGCGCAGGGCGGTCGAGCCGCCACCCGGCCCCGGCTCGTCGGGCGGCGCGCCCTCACCGGTGGCCGGCTGTCCGGCGTTCCGGCGCCGGCGCCGGTTCAGCAGCCAGCCCGCCGCGCTGGCGCAGAGCGCGGCCGCGCCGATCACCGCCCAGTCCCCGGCGCCGACCGTCCGGACGTTGGATGCCGACGCCTGCACGGTCGGCACCCGGCCGGTCGCGGGGGAGGCTGACGCGGCGGCGGACGGTGCCGGGGTGGGGTGGGCTGCGGGGCCACCAGGGTGCCGATCGGGCGGGCCCGGTTCCCGGCGGCGAAGCCCCAGTCCAGCAGTGCGGCGCTCTCGTCGTACACCTTCATGTAGGTGTCCGGGTGCATCACGGCGACCAGCAGGGTGCGGCCGTCGCGCTGCGCGGCGCCGACGAAGGTGGAGCCGGCGTTGCTGGTGTAGCCGTTCTTGACCCCGATCAGGCCCGGGTACTTGCCGAGCAGCCGGTCGGTGTTCTGGATCCCGAAGCTGGCGCGCTGCCCGGTGGCCTTGTCGACCGCTCCCGGGAACTGGGCGTCCTTGGTGCCGCAGTAGGAGCGGAAGTCGGCATTGCGCAGGCCCTCGCGGGCGAACAGCGTCAGGTCGTAGGCCGAGCTCAGCTGGCCGTCCTCGTCGTAGCCGTCGGGGGAGACGACCTCGGTGTCGGCGGCGCCCAGGGCCCGGGCCTTCTGGTTCATCTCCCGGACGGTCTGGTCGACCCCGCCGTTCATGTGGGCCAGCACGTGCACCGCGTCGTTGCCGGAGGGCAGGAAGACGCCCCGCCACAGGTCCTGGACCGTGTAGTCCAGGTCCTCCTTGACACCGACCAGGCTGCTGCCCGGACCCATGCCCGTCAGGTCCTCGGGCGTCACCCGGTGCACGGTGTCGCGCGGGAACTTGGGCAGCACGACGTCCGCGAAGAGCATCTTCAGGGTGCTGGCCGGGGGCAGCCGCAGATGTGCCCGGTAGGCCGCGAGCACATCGCCGGTGCCGGCGTCGGCGACCAGCCAGGACATCCCGGTCAGCCCGTCGGGCAGCTTGGGCGCCCCCGAGGAGACCTGCACGTCGGGCTGCCCCAGCCGCTCGCCGCCGACCACCCCGCCGGACGGCGACGGGTCGGCGGTGGCGCTGCCGGCGGTGGCCAGCACCAGGGCGGTGGCCAGCGCTACCGCCAGCCGACCAGTACGACTCATAAGGTGATCATTCGAATACACGCCGTGTCCGTACCCGTCCGACCGCCCCCGCGCCCAGCCGCGCCGCGAGCATCGCCCCAACCGGGGACCCCGGACTGGGCCGAACGGCCGCCCACCCATACTGGACGGACAGGCTCGGCCCCACCCCGAAGGACTCACCGCCATGACGCTCAGCCGCCGCACCTCCTGGTTCCTCACCGCCTTCGGCGCCTGGTCGGTGATCATCTGGACGACCTTCGTCAAGAACCTCTGGGCGGACTCCGGCCACCAGGCCTTCACCAACGGCGACCACTCCCAGCCCACCGCCTTCTTCTGGATCCACCTGGCCCTCGCCATCACCTCCTTCATCCTCGGAGTCCTGGTCGGCCTGATCGGCCTCCGCGGCCTGCGCCCGGCCAAGGCCGCGGCCTGACGGACCGTCGGCCGCCAAGGCCGCTGAACGCCTGAGGGCCCGCCCGGTGTGAACCGGGCGGGCCCTCAGGCGTTGCTGGGGAGCCGTCAGAAGCGGCGCGTCACCAGGGCGCGCTTGACTTCCTGGATGGCCTTGGTGACCTCGATGCCACGCGGGCAGGCCTCCGAGCAGTTGAAGGTGGTGCGGCAGCGCCACACGCCCTCGCGGTCGTTGAGGATCTCCAGGCGCTGCTCGGCGCCCTCGTCACGCGAGTCGAAGATGAAACGGTGCGCGTTGACGATGGCGGCCGGGCCGAAGTACTGGCCGTCGTTCCAGAAGACCGGGCAGGACGAGGTGCACGCGGCGCACAGGATGCACTTGGTGGTGTCGTCGAAGCGCTCGCGGTCCTCGGCGGACTGCAGGCGCTCACGGGTCGGCTCGTTCCCCTTGGTGATGAGGAACGGCATCACGTCCTTGTAGGCCTGGAAGAACGGGTCCATGTCGACCACCAGGTCCTTGAGGACGGTGAGGCCCTTGATGGCCTCGATGGTGATCGGCTTTTCCGGGTTGACGTCCTTGATGAGCGTCTTGCAGGCGAGCCGGTTGCGGCCGTTGATCCGCATGGCGTCGGAACCGCAGATGCCGTGCGCGCAGGAGCGGCGGTAGGTGAGGGTGCCGTCCTGCTCCCACTTGACCTTGTTGAGGGCGTCCAGGACGCGCTCCTTGGGGTCCATGGAGAGCTGGTAGTCGACCCACACCGGGTCCGGGTGCTCCTCCGGGTTGAACCGGCGGATCCGCAGGGTCACGGTGATCAGCTGGACCGCGCCGGACTCGGCCGCGTCCAGGGCCGCCGAGTGCGGGGCGTCCATCGTGGGGGCGCTCATCAGTACTTACGCTCCATCGGCTGGTAGCGGGTCGTGACGACCGGCTTGTAGTCGAGGCGGATCGAGGTGGTGCCGTCCTCGGCAACCTCCTGGTACGCCATGGTGTGCTGCATGAACTTCACGTCGTCACGGGTCGGGAAGTCCTCGCGGAAGTGGCCACCGCGCGACTCCTGACGAGCCAGCGCGGAGACCACCAGCACCTCGGCCAGGTCGAGCAGGTTGCCCAGCTCCACGGCCTCCAGCAGGTCGGTGTTGTAGCGGAAGCCCTTGTCCTGGATCGCCACGTGCTTGTAGCGCTCGCGCAGCGCGGCGATGTCCTCGGAGGCCTGCTTCAGGGTGGCGCCGGTGCGGTAGACCATGGCGTTGACGTCCATGGTCTCCTGCAGCTCCTTGCGGATCTGCGCGACCGACTCGGTGCCGGTGGACTCGCGCAGGCCGTCGACCAGGGCCTGCACCTTCTCGGCCGGGTTGGCCGGCAGCGGCACGAACTCGGCGTTGTTGGCGTAGTCCGCGGCGGCGATGCCCGCGCGGCGGCCGAACACGTTGATGTCCAGCAGCGAGTTGGTGCCCAGGCGGTTGGCGCCGTGCACGGACACGCACGCGACCTCGCCGGCCGCGTACAGGCCCGGGACGATGTCGGTGTTGTTGCGCAGCACCTCACCCTCGACGTTGGTCGGGATGCCGCCCATCGCGTAGTGCGCGGTGGGCTGGATCGGGATCGGGTCCGTGTAGGGCTCGATGCCGAGGTAGGTGCGGGCGAACTCGGTGATGTCCGGCAGCTTGGCGTCCAGCTGCTCCGGCGGAAGGTGCGTCAGGTCCAGGTAGACGTGGTCGCCGTCGGGGCCGCAGCCGCGACCCTCGCGGATCTCGGTGTAGATCGCGCGGGAGCAGACGTCACGGGACGCGAGGTCCTTCATGACCGGCGCGTAGCGCTCCATGAAGCGCTCGCCGTCCTTGTTGCGCAGGATGCCGCCCTCGCCGCGGGCGCCCTCGGTGAGCAGGATGCCCATGCGCCAGATGCCCGTCGGGTGGAACTGGAAGAACTCCATGTCCTCCAGCGGCAGGCCGCGGCGGTAGACCAGGGCCTGGCCGTCACCGGTGAGGGTGTGGGCGTTGGAGGTCACCTTGTAGAACTTGCCGGTGCCGCCGGAGGCGAAGACCACGGCCTTGGCCTGGAAGACGTGGATCTCGCCGGTGGCCAGCTCGTAGGCCACGACGCCCGAGGTCTTGCCCTCGTTGATCAGCAGGTCGAGGACGTAGAACTCGTTGAAGAACTCCACACCCTCCTTGACGCAGTTCTGGAACAGCGTCTGGAGGATCATGTGACCGGTGCGGTCGGCCGCGTAGCAGGAGCGGCGCACGGCGGCCTCGCCGTGGTTGCGGGTGTGACCGCCGAACCGGCGCTGGTCGATCCGGCCGGCCTCGGTGCGGGAGAAGGGCAGGCCCATCTTCTCCAGGTCGAGGACCGCGTCGATGGCCTCCTTGCACATGATCTCGGCGGCGTCCTGGTCGACCAGGTAGTCACCGCCCTTGACCGTGTCGAAGGTGTGCCACTCCCAGTTGTCCTCCTCGACGTTGGCGAGGGCGGCGCACATGCCGCCCTGGGCCGCGCCGGTGTGGGACCGGGTGGGGTAGAGCTTGGTCAGTACCGCGGTGCGGCTGCGCTTGGTCGACTCGATGGCCGCGCGCATGCCGGCGCCGCCGGCGCCGACGATGACGGTGTCGTACTGATGAATCTGCATGAGTGTTGACTCGCCTCTGGTCCTGCGCCGATTAGATGTTCGGGTCGAAGGTGAAGATCACCAGGGTGCCGAGCAGGACCGTGAAGACGGTCGCGGCGCCCATCAGGCCCTTCAGCCACATCCGGGTGGAGTCCTTCTCGGCGTAGTCGTTGATGACCGTGCGCATGCCGTTGGCGCCGTGCAGCATGGCGAGCCAGAGCATCAGCAGGTCCCAGCCCTGCCAGAAGGGGGAGGCCCAGCGGCCGGCCACGAAGGCGAAGTTGATCTTCGAGACGCCGCCGTCGAGGGTCAGCATGATGATCAGGTGACCCAGGATCAGGACCACCAGCACGATGCCGGACAGGCGCATGAAGAGCCAGGCCAGCATCTCGAAGTTGGTCCGGGTGCGGCGCGGGGTCTTCTTGGTGCGGACCCGGGGCGGCTCGATCACGAACGCGTCGGCGGGGTTGCCAGTGCCCAGGCCCTTGCCGGTGTGGGCCTGCGAGGAGCCGACCAGCTCGAGGTCGGTGGTGTCAGTCGACATGCCGGATCACTTCCCGAACCAGGAGAGCAGGGTGTGCTGGAGAATCGGGTAGAACGCACCCGCCATCAGGACCACCCAGATGCCCACGACGCTCCACAGCATCTGCTTCTGGTACTTGGGGCCCTTGGACCAGAAGTCCACGGCGACGACCCGCAGACCGTTCAGCGCGTGGAACAGGATGGCGGCCGTCAGGCCGTACTCCATCAGGTTCACCAGCGGGGTCTTGTACGTGTTGATGGTCGAGTCGTACGCGTGCGGCGAGACCCGGACCAGCGCGGTGTCGAGGACGTGGACGAGAAGGAAGAAGAAGATGAGGACGCCAGTGACTCGATGAGCCACCCAGGACCACATGCCTTCTCGGCCGCGGTACAGCGTTCCAGCCGGCACGGGAAACCCTCCGGTTACGGTTGAAGGGCTCGGCCGGCTTCGGTGTCGGTCAGCCCGGCCGGGTACGGTCCACCGGCCGCGGTCATCCTATCGACGCCTCCAGGCGAACCGCCTTCGGGGGGTTTGAGTGTGATCAATCAGGCACGTCAGGGGCAAGAATTCACCCCGCCGGGTGAGGGCGGGGTGTGGGAGATGACGCGTGGGCGGCCGGATCGAGGCGGCGTCAGGAACTGCCGCTGGCGACCAGGTGCTCCAACCGGTGCAGCGCGATCCGGCGCAGCTGCTCGGCGGCGACCAG
Protein-coding regions in this window:
- a CDS encoding succinate dehydrogenase iron-sulfur subunit, with the translated sequence MDAPHSAALDAAESGAVQLITVTLRIRRFNPEEHPDPVWVDYQLSMDPKERVLDALNKVKWEQDGTLTYRRSCAHGICGSDAMRINGRNRLACKTLIKDVNPEKPITIEAIKGLTVLKDLVVDMDPFFQAYKDVMPFLITKGNEPTRERLQSAEDRERFDDTTKCILCAACTSSCPVFWNDGQYFGPAAIVNAHRFIFDSRDEGAEQRLEILNDREGVWRCRTTFNCSEACPRGIEVTKAIQEVKRALVTRRF
- the sdhA gene encoding succinate dehydrogenase flavoprotein subunit; its protein translation is MQIHQYDTVIVGAGGAGMRAAIESTKRSRTAVLTKLYPTRSHTGAAQGGMCAALANVEEDNWEWHTFDTVKGGDYLVDQDAAEIMCKEAIDAVLDLEKMGLPFSRTEAGRIDQRRFGGHTRNHGEAAVRRSCYAADRTGHMILQTLFQNCVKEGVEFFNEFYVLDLLINEGKTSGVVAYELATGEIHVFQAKAVVFASGGTGKFYKVTSNAHTLTGDGQALVYRRGLPLEDMEFFQFHPTGIWRMGILLTEGARGEGGILRNKDGERFMERYAPVMKDLASRDVCSRAIYTEIREGRGCGPDGDHVYLDLTHLPPEQLDAKLPDITEFARTYLGIEPYTDPIPIQPTAHYAMGGIPTNVEGEVLRNNTDIVPGLYAAGEVACVSVHGANRLGTNSLLDINVFGRRAGIAAADYANNAEFVPLPANPAEKVQALVDGLRESTGTESVAQIRKELQETMDVNAMVYRTGATLKQASEDIAALRERYKHVAIQDKGFRYNTDLLEAVELGNLLDLAEVLVVSALARQESRGGHFREDFPTRDDVKFMQHTMAYQEVAEDGTTSIRLDYKPVVTTRYQPMERKY
- a CDS encoding succinate dehydrogenase hydrophobic membrane anchor subunit → MSTDTTDLELVGSSQAHTGKGLGTGNPADAFVIEPPRVRTKKTPRRTRTNFEMLAWLFMRLSGIVLVVLILGHLIIMLTLDGGVSKINFAFVAGRWASPFWQGWDLLMLWLAMLHGANGMRTVINDYAEKDSTRMWLKGLMGAATVFTVLLGTLVIFTFDPNI
- the sdhC gene encoding succinate dehydrogenase, cytochrome b556 subunit; this encodes MPAGTLYRGREGMWSWVAHRVTGVLIFFFLLVHVLDTALVRVSPHAYDSTINTYKTPLVNLMEYGLTAAILFHALNGLRVVAVDFWSKGPKYQKQMLWSVVGIWVVLMAGAFYPILQHTLLSWFGK